One genomic region from Chthonomonas calidirosea T49 encodes:
- a CDS encoding cation diffusion facilitator family transporter, whose translation MTHGNGGCTHHSAAGIGERRLAFSLIGTILFVGIEIGVGLWANSLALISDAGHNFTDAMALALSWYGLRVARRPANAMRTYGYHRVGILAAFINSVTLFVLAVWLLKEAFLRLLHPEPVAGIPIIIVATIALFVNTVIAVGLHRASQRSLNVRSAFLHMVGDAVASIGVILAGALIALTKWTVIDPLVSIGISGFIAWSSWGIIRDSLNVLLEGTPRGLDVEEMTQQMLAVPGVSDVHDLHVWTIGDGMTALSCHLIVDKEKIDQAPDVVRETKQMLASRYSVGHATIETECGGCGQPAEPYCRLETMHGENAHDHHECDHTH comes from the coding sequence ATGACACATGGAAATGGCGGATGCACGCATCATAGCGCTGCGGGTATCGGAGAGAGACGGCTTGCCTTCTCTCTTATAGGGACGATTCTTTTTGTCGGTATCGAGATCGGTGTTGGCTTGTGGGCTAACAGCTTAGCGCTTATCTCTGATGCGGGTCATAACTTTACCGACGCCATGGCGCTGGCCCTATCCTGGTATGGGCTTCGTGTGGCACGTCGTCCTGCCAATGCCATGCGAACCTACGGCTATCACCGCGTGGGCATCCTGGCAGCCTTTATCAACTCCGTTACGCTGTTTGTGCTTGCCGTTTGGCTCCTTAAAGAGGCTTTTCTACGTCTACTTCATCCGGAGCCGGTGGCCGGAATACCTATCATTATTGTGGCGACTATTGCACTTTTCGTGAACACCGTCATCGCCGTGGGCCTCCATCGTGCGTCCCAACGGAGCCTCAATGTGCGTAGCGCCTTTCTGCATATGGTGGGAGATGCTGTGGCCTCTATCGGTGTGATCTTGGCCGGTGCCCTGATCGCCCTAACAAAATGGACTGTGATTGACCCGCTGGTCTCCATAGGTATTTCAGGGTTTATTGCCTGGTCTTCATGGGGCATCATTCGTGACAGCCTAAACGTGCTTCTGGAAGGTACCCCGCGTGGGTTAGATGTGGAAGAGATGACCCAGCAGATGCTGGCCGTGCCTGGCGTCAGCGATGTGCATGATCTCCATGTTTGGACTATCGGCGATGGCATGACAGCCCTTTCTTGTCATCTCATTGTGGATAAGGAGAAGATCGATCAAGCTCCCGATGTAGTTCGTGAGACCAAACAGATGTTGGCCTCGCGCTATTCGGTAGGCCATGCTACCATCGAGACGGAATGCGGGGGATGTGGACAGCCAGCTGAACCCTACTGCCGCCTTGAAACGATGCACGGTGAGAACGCCCATGACCATCATGAATGCGATCACACGCACTAA
- a CDS encoding APC family permease, with protein sequence MSDLQTSSKEPTPPLEPVPPPQPSLLKRFIRVLLGRPLSSSQMEHTLLPKFLALPVFSSDAISSVAYATQEILLVLGGAGLWISSAQSRYSHYTMLITTLIVVLLAIVVASYWQTIHGYPNGGGSYIVAKDNLKPRFMPDLPGLIAASALLIDYVLTVAVSIASGVQNLESLPLPPWLQWLHFDHLVLWCLLFIGLLTLANLRGLKESGSMFAIFTYGFVIMCYLMIFLGVFGHAFFGWHMHTEYANQRWWDGSTAQSPGAHTVGTIGLFLLLNAFANGCSAMTGTEAVSNGIPAFREPKSHNAAWTLVYMGIILGSILLGISYLAVNFHVVYWEHAGQTAPAVIDQISGTVFGKTGRWQFLYWATQVFTAAILVLAANTSFADFPRLSSILARDRYMPKQMSNLGDKLVFTNGILLLGLFAALLIIWKGGNVDALIPLYAIGVFTAFTLSQAGMVVHWYHLRKVVRGWQVKAFFNGLGAIATGLVFIDLIIEKSREGAWIVVVLVPIMVYLFKRIHVHYEEVAKLLTLDNYCPPKEPQKNIVLVLVPTLHRGVMQALEYARSISSDCRAVHVCIDPEETPRLIQRWEQWVHDVPLVILNSPYRTLIEPIMRYLDAIHLERPNTTITVVIPEFVPPKWWHAFLHGQSAARLKLALLGREDVVVTNVRYFLHPCEESTPAKMQHNQAPLPQHQTGVVK encoded by the coding sequence ATGTCAGACCTACAAACAAGTTCAAAAGAGCCAACACCACCGTTAGAACCGGTGCCTCCCCCGCAGCCATCGCTGCTCAAACGGTTTATACGTGTTCTGCTTGGACGCCCACTCAGTTCCTCTCAAATGGAGCATACCTTACTGCCGAAGTTTCTTGCTCTTCCGGTGTTTTCCTCCGACGCGATCTCCTCCGTGGCCTACGCTACGCAGGAGATTCTTCTTGTGCTCGGTGGTGCCGGGCTTTGGATCAGCAGTGCCCAATCTCGCTATTCACACTACACCATGCTGATCACTACCCTCATCGTCGTTCTCCTAGCGATCGTCGTTGCCTCCTACTGGCAAACCATCCATGGTTATCCTAATGGTGGAGGCTCCTATATCGTTGCTAAAGATAACCTCAAACCCCGCTTTATGCCCGATCTGCCGGGTCTCATTGCGGCCTCCGCCCTCCTCATAGACTATGTCCTCACCGTTGCAGTCTCCATTGCTTCTGGCGTTCAAAACCTCGAAAGCCTCCCTCTCCCACCATGGCTACAATGGCTGCATTTCGATCATCTCGTTCTTTGGTGCCTGCTCTTCATTGGCCTGCTCACTTTGGCCAATCTCCGTGGGCTCAAAGAATCTGGCTCGATGTTTGCCATCTTCACCTATGGGTTTGTGATCATGTGTTACCTCATGATCTTTCTTGGGGTGTTTGGGCATGCTTTCTTCGGTTGGCATATGCATACCGAGTATGCCAACCAACGCTGGTGGGATGGCTCTACCGCACAATCACCAGGAGCGCACACTGTGGGCACCATAGGCCTCTTCTTGCTGCTGAACGCCTTTGCGAACGGATGTTCTGCTATGACCGGCACCGAGGCGGTTAGCAACGGCATCCCAGCCTTCCGTGAACCTAAATCGCATAACGCAGCTTGGACACTGGTCTATATGGGCATTATTCTCGGCAGCATTCTTCTGGGCATCTCTTACCTGGCCGTGAATTTTCACGTGGTCTACTGGGAACATGCGGGCCAAACCGCACCAGCCGTCATAGACCAGATATCCGGCACCGTTTTTGGCAAAACAGGACGCTGGCAGTTCCTCTATTGGGCGACCCAGGTCTTCACAGCGGCCATTTTGGTGCTAGCAGCCAACACAAGCTTTGCCGATTTCCCACGTCTCTCCTCCATTCTCGCTCGCGACCGCTATATGCCCAAACAGATGTCTAATCTTGGCGATAAGCTGGTCTTCACCAATGGCATCCTGCTTTTAGGCCTCTTTGCTGCCTTGCTCATTATCTGGAAAGGCGGGAATGTAGACGCTCTTATTCCCCTCTACGCCATCGGCGTCTTCACTGCCTTCACCCTCTCTCAAGCTGGTATGGTCGTACACTGGTACCATCTTCGCAAGGTCGTGCGAGGTTGGCAAGTGAAGGCGTTTTTCAATGGTCTCGGAGCTATCGCTACCGGTTTGGTTTTTATTGACCTTATCATCGAAAAATCGCGCGAGGGTGCCTGGATCGTTGTCGTCCTTGTGCCCATTATGGTCTATCTTTTCAAAAGGATCCATGTCCACTACGAAGAAGTTGCCAAACTGTTGACCCTAGATAACTACTGCCCTCCAAAAGAACCGCAGAAAAACATCGTTCTTGTGCTCGTCCCCACCCTGCATCGTGGCGTTATGCAAGCCCTAGAATATGCACGTTCTATTTCGAGCGACTGTCGTGCTGTCCATGTCTGCATAGACCCTGAAGAGACTCCGCGACTCATTCAGCGTTGGGAGCAGTGGGTTCATGACGTGCCTCTGGTGATCCTCAACTCGCCCTACCGCACCCTCATAGAACCGATTATGCGTTATCTCGACGCCATTCACCTCGAACGCCCCAATACCACCATCACCGTCGTTATCCCAGAGTTCGTTCCCCCAAAATGGTGGCATGCGTTTTTACATGGGCAGTCAGCAGCCCGTCTCAAGCTAGCCCTGCTAGGCAGAGAGGACGTTGTGGTGACCAATGTTCGCTACTTCCTTCATCCATGCGAAGAAAGTACACCGGCAAAAATGCAGCATAACCAAGCACCGCTCCCTCAACACCAGACAGGGGTCGTGAAATGA
- a CDS encoding STAS domain-containing protein yields MIIETQDDVVRLSGSLRQNQWPTIRAVAGMLLHDHPEGIIIDCANLQDISEEGAKTFLEAMRDIEAAGKRIIVANLPEHVLNVIKSVPGIRSQLPIANSVEEARASLHRLPQNVSPTALAPKGRSLLVLLVPGIDLTPGAWLATQMARARRSEVAFVFLLEVPRDLPLNTPLGEQEDEAQHALEVAMGFAKNAGVTATPHIERVRDLIDGALAMIRQYEVERVVFATSQQSLDTGNEETFYRLVDALLHRAPSEVIVGRLKAEKIL; encoded by the coding sequence ATGATTATCGAAACGCAGGACGACGTTGTGCGCCTTTCGGGCTCGCTTCGCCAAAATCAATGGCCGACCATCCGAGCCGTGGCTGGCATGTTACTTCACGACCACCCGGAAGGAATTATCATAGATTGCGCTAACCTTCAAGATATCTCTGAGGAAGGCGCCAAGACTTTTCTAGAGGCCATGCGCGATATCGAGGCTGCCGGAAAACGCATTATTGTGGCAAATCTTCCGGAACACGTGCTGAACGTTATCAAAAGCGTGCCCGGCATCCGCTCCCAACTCCCCATCGCGAACTCGGTTGAGGAGGCGCGTGCCTCCTTGCACAGATTGCCTCAAAATGTTTCCCCAACAGCCCTAGCACCAAAAGGCCGGTCACTTCTGGTGCTACTTGTTCCGGGAATTGACCTAACTCCTGGAGCATGGCTTGCTACTCAAATGGCACGCGCACGTCGTTCGGAGGTCGCATTTGTCTTTCTTCTAGAAGTACCTCGTGACCTGCCACTTAACACCCCCCTTGGAGAACAAGAGGATGAAGCACAACACGCCTTAGAGGTCGCTATGGGATTCGCAAAAAATGCCGGTGTCACCGCTACCCCCCATATTGAACGCGTTCGCGATCTCATTGACGGCGCCCTTGCGATGATTCGGCAGTATGAGGTAGAACGTGTCGTGTTTGCCACAAGCCAACAAAGCCTCGATACAGGCAATGAAGAGACCTTTTACCGCCTTGTAGATGCGCTGCTGCATCGAGCCCCCAGTGAAGTGATCGTCGGACGATTGAAGGCAGAAAAGATCCTATGA
- the nadC gene encoding carboxylating nicotinate-nucleotide diphosphorylase, which produces MNAFSTNPKSAPSYTVFRDLPGLTSIVQQALREDIGTGDITTQIVIPSTARAKANITTRVPGVIAGLPVVQEVYRQLDPTVQVQPIVQDGDSVEANTPLATLSGSAQSLLTGERVALNFLQRLSGIATLTAKFVAAARREDVRIVDTRKTTPGLRLLEKYAVRVGGGHNHRFGLYDAVLIKDNHIAACGSITEAVRTALSSAPHVMSVTVECDTLDQVREALAAGADVILLDNMSPDQLREAVSLVNGQAMIEASGGITLENVAEVAATGVDIISIGALTHSAPALDIGMDFIVTSL; this is translated from the coding sequence ATGAACGCCTTTTCCACTAACCCCAAGAGTGCTCCTTCCTATACTGTGTTCAGAGACCTGCCAGGCCTAACCTCCATCGTGCAACAGGCTCTTAGGGAAGATATAGGCACGGGAGATATCACCACGCAAATCGTTATCCCCTCCACTGCCCGTGCAAAGGCCAATATCACCACACGGGTTCCAGGCGTTATCGCAGGCCTACCCGTCGTACAGGAGGTCTATCGGCAGCTCGATCCGACCGTGCAGGTACAGCCTATCGTACAGGATGGCGACTCGGTAGAGGCAAATACCCCGCTTGCGACCCTCTCCGGCAGCGCCCAAAGCCTTCTCACCGGCGAGCGAGTGGCGCTTAATTTCCTCCAACGTCTTAGCGGTATCGCCACACTTACCGCCAAGTTCGTGGCGGCCGCCCGCCGAGAGGACGTTCGAATTGTAGACACACGGAAGACGACGCCTGGGCTTCGTCTCTTAGAAAAGTATGCGGTGCGAGTGGGAGGCGGTCATAACCATCGTTTTGGCCTCTACGATGCCGTCCTAATTAAAGATAACCATATCGCCGCTTGCGGTTCCATCACCGAAGCTGTGCGCACCGCTCTCAGCAGTGCCCCTCACGTTATGAGCGTTACCGTAGAATGCGATACGCTCGATCAGGTGAGAGAGGCACTTGCAGCCGGTGCCGACGTCATTCTCCTGGATAACATGTCACCAGACCAACTGCGTGAAGCGGTCTCACTTGTTAACGGTCAGGCGATGATCGAGGCTAGTGGTGGAATCACCCTGGAAAACGTCGCAGAAGTGGCCGCCACAGGGGTGGACATCATCTCAATCGGCGCCCTCACGCACTCTGCGCCTGCCCTCGACATCGGCATGGACTTCATCGTGACTAGTCTCTAA
- a CDS encoding biotin--[acetyl-CoA-carboxylase] ligase: protein MDAARELLLSDPAALQRWDGVLADEQTQGRGQRGRTWFARAGESLCATYFFPQKLIMPSRPQEEPLQVVAMLSLLAGVAVAESIYRALLKVLGIPLSGRPAPPKPDVGLKWPNDLLLNHKKTGGILIELAQLPTGEHIPLIGVGINLQVMEFPPELSSRATSLLREGIQGITPTWLGAQIATSLKLWAERYATGGPESVMRRWRHYDRTKGTLYTVIISGQPVRGTAVGVASDGALLLQLEDGTLYPCFTASHTIESREA from the coding sequence ATGGATGCTGCACGGGAACTGCTTCTCTCCGATCCCGCCGCCCTACAGCGTTGGGATGGCGTTCTGGCCGACGAACAGACCCAAGGGCGCGGCCAACGTGGTCGTACCTGGTTTGCCCGTGCTGGCGAGAGCCTTTGTGCAACCTACTTCTTTCCTCAGAAGCTCATCATGCCCTCTCGCCCTCAAGAAGAACCACTTCAAGTCGTTGCCATGCTCTCATTATTGGCCGGTGTCGCTGTTGCCGAGTCGATCTATCGCGCTCTTCTTAAGGTACTAGGCATCCCGCTGTCCGGCCGACCTGCTCCGCCCAAACCCGATGTTGGCCTTAAATGGCCTAACGATCTACTCCTCAACCATAAAAAGACCGGAGGGATTTTGATAGAGCTAGCGCAACTGCCGACAGGCGAACATATTCCTCTTATCGGCGTGGGCATAAATCTGCAAGTGATGGAGTTCCCACCGGAGCTCTCCTCACGCGCCACCTCCCTTCTACGGGAAGGCATTCAAGGCATAACCCCTACGTGGTTGGGTGCCCAGATAGCGACCTCTCTCAAGCTGTGGGCTGAACGCTATGCCACAGGAGGGCCAGAGAGCGTGATGCGCCGGTGGCGCCACTACGATCGAACGAAAGGCACTCTCTACACCGTTATCATAAGTGGCCAACCGGTTCGTGGCACCGCTGTTGGGGTCGCCTCCGACGGCGCTCTCCTGCTTCAGCTTGAGGATGGAACACTCTATCCCTGTTTTACGGCAAGTCATACCATCGAAAGTAGAGAGGCATAG
- a CDS encoding Gfo/Idh/MocA family protein, translating into MGTPSRVGIGILSFAHGHVNAYAERIRQFDDAQLIACWDSDEARGERQAAHFGIPFSPHLEDVLHRKDIDCVIIASETNRHADLAIAALEAGKAVFLQKPMAITLADCDRIIAAVERTGCWFSMAFQMRCDPQNIRMKQLVEEGAVGRVGTIRRRHCIPVLFDKNFVEGPTRWHIMRETNFGMFFDDAIHALDWLVWMLGKRPVSVIAEIDNVLTNVAPDDTGVAIYRYEDGLFAEVYNSSVTLAGENTTEIYGDRGVIIQNHGDAPSAMIKPPHPIGVKLYQRDKAELGWQDLGLPIPASQGERIAGVARPFIDAFKRGKPLCTAQEGRLSVEMCLAAYKAAETGQRVFFPFSG; encoded by the coding sequence ATGGGAACCCCGTCTCGCGTTGGCATCGGCATTCTCTCTTTTGCTCACGGGCACGTGAACGCCTATGCAGAACGCATCCGTCAATTTGACGACGCTCAACTCATTGCCTGCTGGGATAGCGACGAGGCCCGAGGAGAGCGCCAAGCAGCTCACTTTGGCATCCCCTTCTCTCCGCATCTGGAAGATGTGCTCCATCGCAAAGATATTGACTGCGTGATCATCGCTTCTGAAACCAATCGGCATGCCGATCTGGCCATCGCGGCCCTCGAAGCGGGCAAAGCGGTGTTTCTGCAGAAACCGATGGCCATTACTTTAGCAGATTGTGATCGGATCATCGCCGCCGTCGAGCGGACGGGGTGCTGGTTTAGTATGGCCTTCCAAATGCGCTGCGACCCTCAAAACATCCGCATGAAACAGCTTGTTGAGGAAGGAGCGGTTGGCCGTGTCGGAACCATCCGACGTCGTCACTGCATACCGGTGCTCTTCGACAAAAACTTTGTGGAAGGCCCCACTCGCTGGCATATCATGCGCGAAACCAACTTTGGGATGTTTTTCGATGACGCTATTCACGCCCTAGATTGGCTTGTCTGGATGTTGGGGAAACGTCCTGTTTCCGTCATCGCCGAAATAGATAACGTGCTCACCAACGTAGCCCCTGACGACACGGGAGTGGCCATCTACCGCTATGAGGATGGGTTATTTGCCGAGGTCTATAACTCAAGTGTGACTCTCGCAGGAGAGAATACCACCGAGATATATGGTGACAGAGGAGTCATTATTCAAAACCACGGCGATGCCCCCTCCGCAATGATCAAGCCCCCGCATCCCATCGGAGTGAAACTCTATCAGCGAGATAAGGCTGAGCTTGGTTGGCAAGACCTTGGGCTTCCCATTCCAGCCTCTCAAGGGGAGCGGATCGCGGGCGTAGCGCGTCCATTTATAGACGCCTTCAAACGAGGTAAGCCCCTCTGCACGGCGCAGGAAGGGCGCCTCTCGGTAGAGATGTGCCTCGCAGCCTATAAAGCGGCAGAGACAGGCCAACGGGTCTTCTTCCCCTTTTCCGGTTAG
- a CDS encoding ArnT family glycosyltransferase → MPLFDLDEGLYVACARQMVLHGDWITPRLNSHPPLNPAASTTPFFEKPILIYWLGALSMRLFGLTPFAARLPSALASLLTTLLVWWFAKITFGRRAAALAALTYMLAPLTLLDARQLTTDALLTFWFTTMMLSAYLCLEPPSSITPKTRFGLAMVFWVSLAFSVLTKGAAGALPLFVLAIFLLLKRLTLRIKARGGFRFYLSSQFESPHTLLTAWRCLCPLLGILLCFAIAAPWHYLIWKAGGRDELGHTWFQEYILRQHLGRFRGLDKVHDMPLPTYFVFFLIGFFPWACFAPAAFSIHDLWAPYRRHERFLIVWFWAVFVLFSLASAKLPSYIAPLYPAAAILTGRWFDIGFAYPNASFAKTLRRGAAAAFITTFVLFIVAFLGPHFVPRNAPIAPPIATLARQLTALWMIGALLALLCFRKQAYRLGITALALTTTLMVLLGYTVGYQDAARYVQDPYQQLAKDANKDAILGIPIVYYHIIPRRPSMLFYANYSPYEHKELPLLPWLTKTVPLNKGWVDVITSADTWQHHLQPELQQYKIPVHILKWRGGPPGGWLLLQLHIVASKMGKVREGKGSDSVLTGV, encoded by the coding sequence GTGCCTCTCTTTGATCTCGACGAGGGCCTCTATGTGGCGTGTGCCCGCCAAATGGTTCTGCATGGAGACTGGATTACCCCACGCCTTAATAGCCACCCTCCCCTAAACCCTGCTGCATCCACAACCCCCTTTTTCGAAAAACCTATTCTCATCTATTGGCTTGGAGCGCTCTCCATGCGCCTCTTTGGGCTTACACCGTTCGCTGCCCGACTTCCTTCGGCTCTTGCAAGTCTGCTTACAACGCTCCTCGTCTGGTGGTTTGCTAAAATTACCTTTGGACGCCGTGCTGCTGCGCTAGCGGCTCTTACCTATATGCTGGCTCCTCTCACCCTCCTCGATGCTCGCCAACTCACTACCGATGCCCTGCTCACTTTCTGGTTTACCACCATGATGTTAAGCGCTTATCTCTGCCTTGAACCGCCCTCTTCAATCACCCCAAAAACTCGGTTTGGCCTCGCCATGGTCTTTTGGGTATCTCTTGCCTTCTCTGTGCTCACCAAGGGGGCGGCAGGCGCTCTGCCTCTTTTTGTTCTAGCCATCTTCCTTCTCCTTAAACGCCTTACACTACGTATCAAGGCACGAGGAGGCTTTCGATTCTATCTCTCCTCGCAGTTCGAGTCGCCTCATACGCTCCTTACTGCATGGCGTTGCTTGTGTCCCCTCCTCGGTATCCTTCTCTGTTTCGCGATAGCCGCTCCATGGCACTACCTTATCTGGAAAGCTGGCGGCAGGGACGAACTTGGACACACCTGGTTTCAAGAGTATATTTTGCGACAACATCTAGGGCGCTTCCGTGGCCTTGATAAAGTGCATGACATGCCGTTGCCAACCTACTTCGTCTTTTTCCTCATTGGTTTTTTCCCCTGGGCCTGTTTTGCACCGGCCGCTTTCTCTATTCACGATCTATGGGCTCCGTACCGACGACACGAGCGCTTCCTCATCGTCTGGTTCTGGGCGGTGTTCGTCCTCTTTTCCCTTGCTTCCGCTAAACTCCCCTCTTATATCGCTCCCCTCTACCCGGCAGCGGCCATTCTCACTGGGAGGTGGTTCGATATTGGCTTCGCATACCCAAACGCCTCTTTTGCTAAAACTCTCCGACGTGGTGCTGCAGCCGCCTTCATTACCACCTTCGTTCTCTTCATCGTTGCCTTCTTGGGCCCTCACTTCGTTCCTCGCAATGCCCCCATAGCACCTCCAATTGCAACGCTTGCGCGGCAGCTAACCGCCCTATGGATGATAGGAGCTCTTCTCGCTCTTTTGTGCTTTCGTAAGCAGGCCTATCGCCTCGGTATTACAGCTCTCGCGCTTACCACCACGCTCATGGTGTTACTAGGCTACACGGTGGGCTACCAAGATGCCGCGCGTTATGTTCAAGACCCCTACCAGCAACTCGCCAAAGACGCCAACAAAGATGCCATCCTCGGCATTCCCATTGTCTACTATCACATTATCCCCAGACGTCCCTCCATGCTTTTCTATGCCAACTACTCGCCCTATGAGCACAAAGAGTTACCCCTTCTCCCATGGCTCACAAAAACGGTGCCGTTAAACAAGGGGTGGGTGGATGTGATCACCTCCGCCGACACATGGCAACATCATCTACAACCCGAACTGCAGCAATACAAGATCCCTGTACACATTTTGAAGTGGCGTGGCGGCCCACCGGGAGGATGGTTACTGCTTCAACTGCATATCGTCGCCTCCAAAATGGGGAAGGTTAGAGAAGGAAAGGGATCGGACAGTGTGTTAACCGGAGTTTAG
- a CDS encoding dihydrolipoyl dehydrogenase family protein, translated as MESYDLVVIGGGSAGLKAARLAAQMGKHVAVAEARETGGECFWAGCVPTKALLRAAQVWKQVTQTAPYGIHVTVDRADFAEAMAYKARKMREVGGNGPPDAGLSKWGAAFFPEYASFEEPHKIRVGKKVIHAEQVLIATGTVPAIPPISGLKEAGFITNREAVMLTSLPKRLAVIGAGPIGLEFALLFRRFGAEVTVLERLPQVLPREDVEIAERVAASMQQEGIRLILSAHVECVERCNGSKCLHLSSPSGVEKIACDEILVAAGRWPAVGELNLEAAGLAIERNALPVDAYLRTRVPSIWAAGDVTGSPLFTHVASYAGGVMVRNAFANANEPVDYSVTPRCTYIDPEVASVGLTEQEALAAGLKIRVSRYDYADLDRAVLSNAPEGLVKLIVEEASGRILGGHIFGEHASSVIAEIAVCMRNHLPIQAITQTMHAYPSFPEAIEAAAAQF; from the coding sequence TTGGAATCGTACGATTTGGTCGTTATTGGAGGCGGTTCTGCAGGGCTGAAGGCGGCGCGCCTTGCGGCACAGATGGGTAAACACGTTGCGGTTGCCGAAGCGCGTGAGACCGGTGGTGAGTGTTTTTGGGCTGGATGCGTTCCCACAAAAGCGCTGCTTCGGGCGGCACAGGTTTGGAAGCAAGTTACTCAAACTGCGCCTTACGGCATTCATGTGACCGTAGATCGAGCCGACTTTGCGGAAGCAATGGCCTACAAAGCCCGCAAGATGCGCGAGGTTGGCGGAAATGGGCCACCAGATGCTGGACTTTCTAAGTGGGGTGCAGCCTTTTTCCCAGAGTACGCCTCCTTTGAAGAACCTCACAAAATTCGCGTAGGGAAAAAGGTGATTCATGCGGAGCAGGTGCTTATCGCGACCGGAACCGTTCCCGCCATTCCACCGATATCGGGCCTGAAAGAAGCCGGCTTCATCACCAATCGAGAGGCTGTGATGTTAACGAGCCTGCCAAAGCGGCTCGCTGTCATTGGGGCAGGGCCGATCGGTCTTGAGTTTGCTCTTCTCTTCAGAAGATTCGGGGCCGAGGTCACCGTGCTGGAACGTCTGCCTCAGGTGTTGCCACGGGAAGATGTCGAGATTGCAGAACGCGTAGCGGCTTCGATGCAGCAGGAGGGGATTCGCCTGATTCTATCGGCTCACGTGGAGTGCGTTGAACGATGTAACGGTTCCAAATGCCTGCATCTTTCCTCCCCAAGCGGTGTGGAAAAGATAGCTTGTGATGAGATTCTCGTGGCAGCTGGACGATGGCCCGCTGTCGGGGAGCTGAACTTGGAGGCCGCCGGGCTTGCGATTGAGCGAAACGCTTTGCCCGTAGATGCCTATTTACGAACTCGCGTTCCCTCTATTTGGGCGGCAGGCGATGTCACTGGAAGCCCTCTATTTACCCATGTGGCTAGCTATGCGGGGGGTGTAATGGTGCGCAACGCATTTGCCAATGCGAACGAACCGGTAGACTATTCGGTGACTCCACGCTGTACCTACATTGATCCTGAGGTGGCGAGCGTTGGCCTCACCGAACAAGAGGCTCTTGCTGCTGGTTTGAAGATCAGAGTGAGCCGCTATGACTATGCTGATCTCGATCGGGCCGTTTTGAGTAATGCGCCTGAGGGCTTGGTGAAACTCATTGTTGAGGAGGCAAGTGGACGTATTTTAGGTGGGCATATCTTCGGAGAGCACGCATCAAGCGTGATCGCTGAAATCGCCGTTTGCATGCGCAACCACCTGCCGATTCAGGCCATCACCCAAACGATGCACGCCTATCCCAGCTTCCCTGAGGCGATTGAGGCAGCCGCCGCGCAGTTCTAG
- a CDS encoding flagellar motor protein MotB: MALNENDANPIVIRIVKKKRSGGHHGGAWKVAYADFVTAMMAFFLVMWIVGLSKPIRDAIAAYFRDPTGFMKTAHGGKSPLADQTQIKQGKPAPLIPQDGGFAANATVNVDFQKVKQAILSQIMRTPELKGLRDSIEIHLTPEGLRIELMEKTPALFFDTGSARLKPRTIELLRIIAHQLRKLSNPIIVEGHTDARPYGTPYGYSNWELSTDRANAARRAMEENGLRPRQVLAVRGYADRKLLDPAHPYSYVNRRVSILVAYTAKGV; encoded by the coding sequence ATGGCCTTGAATGAGAACGACGCCAATCCCATTGTCATTCGCATTGTGAAGAAAAAACGCAGTGGAGGGCATCACGGAGGGGCATGGAAGGTGGCCTACGCCGACTTTGTAACGGCCATGATGGCTTTCTTCCTCGTGATGTGGATTGTAGGACTTAGTAAGCCTATTCGGGACGCCATCGCCGCCTATTTTCGTGACCCTACCGGCTTTATGAAAACGGCACACGGCGGCAAAAGCCCTTTGGCCGATCAGACGCAAATAAAACAGGGCAAACCGGCACCGCTCATCCCGCAGGATGGTGGGTTCGCGGCGAATGCAACCGTTAATGTAGATTTTCAAAAAGTAAAACAGGCCATCCTGAGCCAGATCATGCGTACGCCTGAACTAAAAGGATTGCGAGATAGCATCGAAATTCATCTGACTCCAGAAGGGTTGCGCATCGAGTTAATGGAGAAGACCCCTGCGCTCTTTTTCGACACGGGCAGCGCCCGCTTAAAGCCCCGAACCATAGAGCTGCTGCGAATTATCGCCCATCAGTTGCGGAAGCTCAGCAATCCGATCATCGTTGAGGGGCATACCGACGCACGCCCCTACGGCACACCCTACGGCTACTCAAACTGGGAGCTTTCCACTGATAGAGCTAATGCGGCCCGCCGTGCTATGGAGGAAAATGGATTGCGTCCTCGGCAGGTTTTGGCCGTAAGGGGCTATGCCGACCGCAAGTTGCTAGACCCAGCGCACCCTTACAGTTACGTGAATCGACGAGTTTCGATTCTCGTGGCGTATACAGCGAAGGGTGTCTAA